In Melospiza melodia melodia isolate bMelMel2 unplaced genomic scaffold, bMelMel2.pri scaffold_18, whole genome shotgun sequence, the following are encoded in one genomic region:
- the LOC134433368 gene encoding olfactory receptor 14J1-like, whose translation MSNSSSISYFFLLALGDTRQLQLLHFCLLLGISLAALLGNGLIISAIACGHHLHTPMFFFLLNLALSDLGFICTTVPKAMHNSLWDTRRISYTGCATQVFLLIFFMGAELSLLTVMCYDRYVSICKPLHYGTLLGSRACAHMAAAAWVSGFLYSLLHTANTFSLPLCHGNDLGQFFCEIPQILKLSCSTSHLRELGLLSVSAFLVFGCSVFIVFSYVQIFRAVLRIPSEQGRHKAFSTCLPHLAVVSLFVSTALFAYLKPPSISSPSLDLVLSVLYSVVPPALNPLIYSLRNQELKAAVRSLGEKWKEPVYLTGKTSPRTQNEQHQAWGGG comes from the exons atgtccaacagcagctccatcagctacttcttcctgctggcattgggagacacgcggcagctgcagctcctgcacttctgcctcttgctgggcatctccctggctgccctcctgggcaacggcctcatcatcagcgccatagcctgcggccaccacctgcacacgcccatgttcttcttcctgctcaacctggccctcagcgacctgggcttcatctgcaccactgtccccaaagccatgcacaattccctctgggacaccaggagaaTCTCCTATACTGGATGTGCTACCCAAGTATTTCTGCTTATCTTCTTCATGGGAGCAGAACTttctctcctgaccgtcatgtgctacgaccgctatgtgtccatctgcaaacccctgcactacgggaccctcctgggcagcagagcttgtgcccacatggcagcagctgcctgggtcagtggctttctctattcactgctgcacacagccaatacattttccctgcccctgtgccatggcaatgacctgggccagttcttctgtgaaatcccacagatcctcaagctctcctgctccacatcccacctcagggaactggggcttctCAGTGTTAGTGCCTTTTTGGTGTTTGGTTGttctgtgttcattgttttctcctatgtgcagatcttcagggcagtgctgaggatcccttctgagcagggacggcacaaagccttttccacctgcctccctcacctggctgtggtctccctctttGTAAGCACCGCTTTGttcgcctacctgaagcccccctccatctcgtccccatccctggatctggtcctgtcagttctgtattcagtggtgcctccagccctgaaccccctcatctacagcctgagaaaccaggagctcaaggctgcagtgaggag ccttggagagaagtggaaagaacctgtttatttaacaggaaaAACATCCCCTAGAACACAAAATGAACAacaccag gccTGGGGGggtggctga